A single region of the Mus caroli chromosome 16, CAROLI_EIJ_v1.1, whole genome shotgun sequence genome encodes:
- the Ifnar1 gene encoding interferon alpha/beta receptor 1, with product MLAVVGAAALVLVAGAPWVLPSAAGGENLKPPENIDIYIIDDNYTLKWSSPGESMGSVTFSAEYRTKDEAKWLKVPECQHTTRTKCEFSLLDTNVYIKTQFRVRAEEGNSTSSWNEVDPFIPFYTAHMSPPEVRLEAEDKAILVHISPPGQDGNVWALERPSFSYTIRFWQKSSSDKKTINSTYYLEKIPDLLPETTYCLEVKAIHPSLKKHSNYSAVQCISTTVTNKMPVPGNLEVDAQGKSYVLKWVYIVSTDVSFRAQWLPGYSKSSSGSRSDKWRQIPTCANVQTTHCVFSQDTVYTGTFFLRVQASEGNHTSFWSEEKFIDSQIYILLPPPVITVTAMSSDTLLVYVNCQDSKCDGLNYEIIFWEDTSNTKIRTVEDSPELTLKNLQPLTVYCVQARVLYTALLNKTSNFSDKLCEKTRPGSFSTIWIITGLGAVLFSVMVLYALRSVWKYLCHVCFPPLKPPRSIDEFFSEPPSKNLVLLTAEEHTERCFIIENADTVAVEEKRASEEDLRKYSSQTSQDSGNYSNEEEGEGSVGTESGQAVLSAAPCGGLWSEPGPPGTLEDGTCFLGNEKHLQSPALRTEPALLC from the exons ATGCTCGCTGTCGTGGGCGCGGCGGCCCTGGTGCTGGTGGCCGGGGCGCCTTGGGTGCTACCCTCAGCTGCAG GTGGAGAAAATCTGAAACCTCCTGAGAATATAGACATCTACATTATAGATGACAACTACACCCTAAAGTGGAGCAGCCCCGGAGAGTCAATGGGCAGTGTGACTTTTTCAGCAGAATATCGAAC AAAAGACGAGGCGAAGTGGTTAAAAGTGCCTGAATGTCAACATACTACAAGGACCAAGTGTGAATTCTCTTTACTGGACACAAATGTGTATATCAAAACACAGTTTCGTGtcagagcagaggaagggaaCAGCACATCTTCGTGGAATGAGGTTGATCCGTTTATTCCATTCTACACAG CTCACATGAGCCCCCCAGAAGTACGTTTAGAAGCTGAAGATAAAGCCATACTAGTCCACATCTCTCCTCCCGGACAAGACGGGAACGTGTGGGCACTGGAGAGACCCTCCTTCAGTTACACCATACGATTCTGGCAGAAGTCTTCCAGTGACAAA aaaactaTTAACTCTACGTATTATCTAGAAAAAATACCAGACCTCTTGCCAGAGACTACTTACTGTTTAGAAGTTAAAGCAATACATCCGTCACTTAAGAAACACAGCAATTACAGCGCAGTGCAGTGTATAAGCACCACAG TGACAAATAAAATGCCTGTGCCAGGAAATCTCGAAGTAGATGCCCAAGGCAAGAGCTATGTCCTGAAATGGGTCTACATTGTGTCTACAGACGTGAGCTTCAGAGCACAGTGGCTTCC tgGCTATTCAAAAAGCAGTTCTGGAAGCCGTTCAGATAAATGGAGACAAATACCAACCTGTGCAAATGTCCAGACTACGCACTGTGTCTTTTCTCAAGATACTGTCTACACAGGAACGTTCTTTCTGCGTGTACAAGCCTCAGAGGGAAATCACACATCCTTTTGGTCTGAAGAGAAGTTTATTGATTCTCAAATATACA ttctccttcctcctccgGTCATTACTGTCACCGCCATGAGTAGTGATACCTTGCTTGTTTATGTCAACTGTCAGGACAGCAAATGTGATGGACTCAATTACGAAATCATCTTTTGGGAAGACACTTCCAATACTAAG ATACGGACGGTGGAGGACAGCCCGGAGCTCACCCTCAAGAACCTGCAGCCGCTGACTGTGTACTGTGTCCAGGCCAGAGTGCTCTACACGGCCCTGCTGAATAAGACCAGCAACTTCAGTGATAAGCTGTGTGAGAAAACACGTCCAG gaagtttttCCACGATCTGGATTATAACTGGATTGGGTGCTGTGCTCTTCTCTGTCATGGTCCTTTATGCTTTGAGGAGCGTCTGGAAGTACCTGTGTCATGTGTGCTTCCCACCACTGAAGCCTCCCCGCAGTATTGATGAG TTTTTCTCTGAGCCGCCCTCAAAAAACCTTGTACTTCTGACGGCTGAGGAGCACACGGAAAGATGCTTCATCATTGAGAATGCAGACACGGTCGCTGTAGAAGAGAAGCGTGCGTCTGAGGAGGACCTCAGGAAGTACAGCTCGCAGACCAGCCAGGACTCCGGCAACTATTCCAacgaggaggagggggaggggagtgtgggCACTGAGAGTGGCCAAGCTGTGCTCTCTGCAGCTCCCTGCGGGGGGCTATGGAGCGAGCCTGGCCCTCCTGGGACCTTGGAAGATGGGACCTGCTTCCTGGGAAATGAAAAACATCTTCAGAGTCCAGCCCTGAggacagagccagctctcctctgCTGA